Genomic segment of Zingiber officinale cultivar Zhangliang chromosome 11B, Zo_v1.1, whole genome shotgun sequence:
CCTACTCCTCaggatagtccacatcttcctcctttagggtgtatatctatcttccggGACCAAGTCCTACAAGATTTTCGATTCCCTCTTTATCCCTTTTTTCCTGATGTTTGCCTCTACTTTAACATTCCCCTTAATCAGTTTgtccctcagtctttttctatccttatAGATTTTGTCGGGGTGTCTAAACTGTTAAattttcctttatcccctcgtctttttcatcacttctttgttcctcgtcAAGTAGATATTGGTGTcttcaaattccaatctcgtcccaaggccattttgttcaaccgaattcctcctcaaggggaatgatatcataaatttttctttatgcgtctcccttctcctcctttttttcctatccaatggatatatgatctaccTCCAGTTCCTAGTACCCACAATCTCCTtaatgatccctctgttgcttttGCTTTATCTAAGCTAAAGGGGGCAAAATTTAGCTTACCACATTTGATTGTGGAAAGCGTAAGTCTGTAGCTAATTGATCTTTAAAAAAGGTAATGCAGCCATCAGGAGGGAGACAAGGATGAGCATCAGGTGGCGGGACCCTAATCTGGTATTCTTTAGGGATTTTATACAAAGAACGAATGGAGGTTCGGTCTGTAGTGGAAAAGGAAGAACAAAATTGAGCATACCAAGGGAGTATAGATTCTTCAGCCATATCGAAAAATGGAAACACTCGAGGAATAAACGACTTATTAAATCCTTAAAGAGAAAAGGTCACAGAAGGAGACCGGGGAAGACGAAGAAGCGCGAGTTGTTGAAAGAGGTCAGAAAAGAAAATCACCAAGGAACAACTGGAGGAAGACGAAGGGTAAAATGTTAAAAAAGACCTAGGGTTTTAGGGCAATATAAGGATCGTCGTCAAAATAAAATGATTCGATAAAGGAGAGTCATCGATCTACCAAGGAGAATGTGTGATAAGACACGAACGATAAACGTACTGAGGGTAACttagaaaaaggagaaaaaaggaTACGTGGCGCTCACCCAGGACgagacatttatgatggacagaACAGATCGAATCATATATTGAACCACCATATCTTCGAACATTCTCTTTCCGTTGAAGGACCAATTACCTATAAGACCACTTTGAAAAATCGCGTGAATCTCAAAAGTGtaagaaaataaacaaaatttgtaaacagGGAAGAGACCCTTGACAATTGTAATCCCGACCGACCGTGTGTGCAGAAGGGAACCCTGAAGTCCGGTTGAATTCATATTTATTCGGGCGTACACATGGGACCCCCCCCCCCATTCGATCAATCCTCATATAACCAATCACATACTTCTTTAATTGTCTTTCTACTCTAATTCTAACTAGCTCATCATTCTTCTTAGGCACTAAGGTGTATGCATGGAAAATGCATCTATGAGTGGAGAAGGATTGGTACAGTAAGAGAATGACCAAAGTGAAAACTCAGATTTGGTTAAGGACATGCAAACTAAATAAATTTAGATGAAGCAAGAAACACTTAGCAAGTTAAATAGCATAACCAAACATAAATATAGAACTCTACATTATCATTAGTAATACAGTCATAACTCTTAGACTTTTGAAAGTCTTCCATAAAAGGACATAGCAGATAAATAATCTTCTACTTGTCCCAATCCCTAGAGCTACCAGATTGTTCTTCCCATCCCAGGTACGGGCGTGTAGTAGATTGACAGCCTGGACAGAGAGGAGAAGTTCATCCTGTCCTCTTGCACTTGTGTGATTCACCCTCTGATCTAATCCGATCTAACTCAGCTTGCAGAAAATTCACCTTAGTTTTCTGCTGGTCCAAGTCTTATTGTTGTTCCGATATTAACAAACTGTCTACATGAACCTTCTTGGTTAAAACAGTTAAACCGAGCGAGTACCCCCGCACTCATATATGCTTGGCTGGGCAAAGTCCGCTTGAGCATAAAAggatttagccttatatataactctcaacATATTACCGGTCGATCGCAGGCTGAgtaagcccccccccccccccccccaaaacccCCGCTCATATATGCTCAACCGGGGTAAAGACAAGTTCAACAGAAGGTAGTCCAAACATATGGCCGGCTTGAACGATTGGTCAATACATATTCAACAGGTGGTATTCCTAAATAGTATATACGGccggcttgaacgaccgaccgagaCATATTCAATAGGAAGTATTCTTTACAGTATATACGGCCGACCTGAACGATCGgtcgagacatattcaacaggaaGTATTCTCAACAGTATATACGGCCGACTTGAACTACTGGCCGAGACATGTTCAACAgaatatttggcgggaaatatcttctaaaAGTTTCTTCAATTATAATGGCGTGTCCCCATTATAAATACAAGTCATAAACAACAAAATTGATACATCTAGggtaaaaaaagattccttaaaggattattgcacgaagtatagaagatgacttcatctcctaacaaaccctaacgAACCAGGGACCACTTCACGACTACGAAGATcacgtgaggtagtataaaaagggggatcctctccattggcaatATAGGCAAGTTGtagcatctaaactctatttcacttaatgttcttcttcttcttcttccatctgtgAGAAGAACGGACTTGAGCATCGGAGCGCCTAGCTAGGGATCCCCACccatcttaggtcactaacgctttgttggctcgtctcactgTGCGCAGGAGCATTGAGGAGTTCTTTCGGATCTTCAGAGTTCATCTTCATCGGAGGTCATCATCATTCATTAGAGCCAATGCTCATCTTCGCagatttcagacatgatcaaactGCTTATTAAACCAATAACAACATTTGGAATACCTCTAATTCTTTGTCGGTCTTCATTGTCATCGTCATTTCTTAATTTTTCCACTAGCTCCTCAGGCATGTTACACAGATCTAGACTTTGGAGATTGGCGAGAAACTCGATACCAGGAGGGATCATTCTTAattctccaagacttctcattattaGCTTAAGTAAATTTGGCATGGCACCTTCCTCTATCACAatattatttaagtttgttaaagtgTCCAAGAAAAGCACCTTAAGATTAAGGAACCAACCTGTTCTAAAGTGTAGTTTTTGCCCGTCATATGAATCACCCCACAATGTTAACTCCACTAGTTTATGCAATTGTCCGAGTGAAGGAAGTGGATCTTCGATTAAATGTGACGAGAACAATAGCACATCTGTGAGTTCTTCACAAGAGCAAATAAATCTAGGCATTTTCCCTTCAAATAATCTACCACACAATACCAACTTCTGAAGTGGAGGAGGTGGAGAATTTAATATTTCAAAGTTGAGTTGTTCTTCACTCCTTGCAGACAAGGATAAACTATGAAGTTTAGTCAGCTTAGTCAATGAGGTGCAAAGCTGAGGACAATGGGCATATTCCACCTCTGTAACTGCCAATGTTCGGAGCTCTTTCATGTCTTCCAATTGTTGAAAAAGGTTCTTGTTTGCTTTAACATGTCTGAGGGTTTGTAGGTTCTTCCACTGCCATGCCCCTTTGAGAGTTGGAACACATCCAACTACAGTTGATCCCCCAAATTCAATTTCACATGGAAACATAAATAGGTGACGAAGTTGCTTCAATTGTGTCACACCACGTGGGAGCTTCACTATATTGGAACCACTGAGGTCAAGTGTTTCCAAACTCTGGAGCTTTTGGATATTGTTGGGAAGTTTTTCCACTTCTGTATCCCTCAAACACAAATAGTGAAGGTTAAACAAGGCTGAAATTTCATTTGGTAAGTTGGAGATTGGAGTTCCTTCCAGCTCCAACACCCTCAACATTTTGAAACTAGTTAAGACTGCTCTTAGGGAATCTGAGCTAGAATTGCAAGTTGAGAACATAACCAAAGAGCGAAGTTGTGAAAGGCTCAGGCTCCTATCTAAATCAAGGGATTCATCATTTGTTTGGATGGAAAGGCGGCGAGTTTGAAAGTCCAAACCTGATTGTGAACCATCAAGAATCATGCTAAATTTTGCCTTTCTAGATATTGCTAGTGTTACCTCTCTTACAACGTCATGCATTTTGAAAGTATGAAGTCTCCCAAATGCATTTCTGTTAACCACTTGAAGCATGGACCGATCCACAAGTTCAGCAAGATAGTCTTCAGCCTCCTCTTCCATTGATCTGTTACTGCTCTTTGCCTCCACAAATCCTTCAGCTACCCACAATCGGATTAGTTTCTTCCTGTTTATTAGATAATCTTCAGGGAAGATGCTACAAAATACAAAACAATTCTTTAAATAGTAAGGCAAATCATTGAAGCTCAGGTTGAGAATATTCTTCACTTTATCTAGCACAGGGTTGTTTTCAAACTCCCATTGAAGGTTATCATAGACTTTCTTCCATTCAGTTTCACTCTTTTCCTTGAATGATAATAAACTGCCAATTGCTACAATAGCTAATGGTGAGCCTTGACATTTGTTCAAAATCCTACCGGTGTAATCCTCAAGCTCTTGTGGACaatctttattgttctctcttCGAAATGCCTTCTTGCAAAACAAAATCCATGCATCATTTTCATTAAGTTGTTGCAGCTTCATGATATGTTCTTCATTTGCTATCCTTGCTACTTCATGCATTCTAGTGGTAATAATTAGTCTACTTCCATTGTTGCTATCAATAAAAGCACGACTAATATCATTACACAAGTCTACATGCCAAACATCATCTAACACAATTATATATCTCTTTTGTTGCAAACTTTCTTTGATGATGTCAAATAACTCTAATCGTTGCATGGTAGTGATACCATTTGGGACAAGCTCCTTTTTTCCCTTGAAGATTTCCTTGATCATTATTCTTAGGAGTTCTTCCAGTACACTATAAGTTTGTGAGACTGTAACCCATACCTGACAATCAAAGTGACTCTTCACGGTATTATTGCGATAGACATCTGCAACGAGTGTAGTTTTCCCATGGCCACCCATTCCCCACACTGCAATTGCTGTCATTTTCCTGCAAGTATCAGCATTAGTCAACCACGAAAGCAACTTAGATTTGTTAACTTCTATCCCCACTAAATCATCTTCATCATTTAACATGGGTGAATAAGCTCGATAATGATGTGTGTCTCTTTCTGAATTCTTCACTCCGTCCTCATTGCCACTTATTGTTATACCAAATCGATCTCTCCTGCTTGAAAGTTCAGAAAGATCTCTCTCCATCTTTTCTAACCGAGAATCAATACCACGCCAAGCCTTAGCAAGATTGAAACAAAGGTCAGATGGTGCCGTGAGACAATTCTTCCATGTCCTTTCCCGTTGTCTTCCAACCAGATAAAGGTATTCATCGATGATGTCTTCTATCTCGAAGGCGACCTTCCTCACCTAATACACAATTCATGAAAAATTTGGTGCTTATTTTTATGGCACCAATTGTTTGATTGAATTCCTCAAAAAGCAAGTATAATAAACAAAAAGAATATTGAGAACTAATGCATGCATTGAGGAATAAAAGTCATAGAAGTAAAGGAAATGGTGTCACCTGTTCGATCCAAGCCTCGAGTGGTTTGTTAGTAGCAATAGTGAACCAATTAGAACCTTCGAGGAAGGCCTTCATCACTATGAACTCGTCGGTGATTCGTCTCACTCTAGCGTGTATCTGATCTAAAGGTGGAGTTGTGTGCTGCAGCAGTATCTGAGAGCATCTGCTATGCGCTTGGTTGAATGCGACTTGGGCGAGCTTGTTGATCAGCAAGGAGATGAAAGCAGCCTCCATATCTAGAGATAGCTATCTGCCTTTGCCAATCTCAACTCCAACTGGTGTTTTGTTCGTTGCAGTTTGTGTTCTTAATTTTGTGGCTAACATCAGTTGAGCATTTATAAGCTTAcctataattaataaataaataaataaatgaataattAACAAGTGAAGTCGTATTATTTTAATACAATAAGTCAATCTAAATAATACACCGACAGCCGCCAATAAGTAGTTTGCATTACTAAGAGAGAGGAAGCACATGCACTTGGCATGCAGCCAAGAAGTCTGGCTAACAGCTGGGCCTCGTGGCCTCCACTCATGAACTTTTAATTGTAGTCCCCGGACAGTTGCACATGATGtattattatcataaaattcaaaagATTGAATCTTTGACAGTTGCACATGATGTATTATTGAATCTTTATTAATAGTTGGATctctagtatatatatatattcatctaGAAATAGATTGATTGAGACACCTGgaataaataaatcaattttatcatcataaaattttaattatagtaaaaatgattatatatatatatatagagagagaaatgATTCTCGCAGCGAACTCAGTCAGTGAAAACCCATCGCGACTGAGTTGGCTGCTTGCGTGGCAATGCCCACCTCAGTGAATCGAAGATAACACCCGTGCCCTAACTTTTTCTCCTCCCCCTTTCTCTTGCGCGAAGCCCGTCGCTTCCTCCCCTGCCCTAACTcagttcctcctcctccttcctctttcgCGAGCGTTTCTGACTTCCCCTTCGAGAAGAGAGAAGCGAAGCCCGTCCCCTTCGCGCCCTAACTTCTTCGGCCGTAGCCTCGCGTTCTCCTTCCTCTTACTCCCAgtgagttttttttctttttttttcacagttccatcttcttcttccctccCTGACTTAGCTACGGGGTGAAGTAATAGCACCAGCAGACAAGGAGCAGTGAGCACTATTTGAGGTAATCAACTTCTATTCCAtttgttgttcttcttcttcggtGCTTCATGGTTCTTACAATGTTCAGGTTCTTAAATTGGTCAGGTTCTTAAATTGTTCTTACAATGTTCAAGTTCTTACAATGTTCAGGTTCTTAAATTGTTTAGGGTCATGTTCTTACAATGTTCAGGTTCTTAGTTTAGGGTCATGTTCTTAAAATGCTTAGGTTCTTGAAGAATGTTATAGATTTATCAAtaacaaagaaagaaaatatatttgcAGTAGTAATGTGAAATGAAAGTTTTTTCTTCAATATAAACTCATAATCATGTTTAGAATTGACCATAGTATTTGAATATGTGGGTTTACCTTCGAATTCACTACTCCTTTTGATTGCTAATATCCAAAAGGTATTATTGATTTGCCCTTTTATTAGGTTGCTATTTCATGGCTGAATCAAGTTACAGCAACATCGACAATACAAGATTTCAACATGTAACATGTAGGGAATGCGGAGAAAGAACAATGGTGTGTGTTTCTAAATCAAACAAAAATCCTGGAATATACTATTACAGATGTGGGCAACATGGATGGCAAAAGTGGGTGACGATTGATACTACTTCATCCTGCAAAATTGAAAGTGAACACCATGCTTCTCATGGGCATAATCAAAGAATAATCAATGTACCAAAATTCATTTGGATATTAGTGACGGTGAACTTGATTCTCTGTGTCGTAATCCAGATTGGGTTGTTAGTTCATCTATTTAGTTAGTGTTAAGTAATGTTTGCGTTGTAATGTACAAGCTGTTAAGTAATGTTTGTGTTGTAATGTTTTGGCTattaattcatttggatattGTAATGTTTGTGTTAAGTAATGTTTGTGTTTTATGTGATGCCATTGATTTGAGAATCATTCCTCTTGTATAATTTATGTGATGGTTATGCTAATACTGTGGTAATAATTTATGTGATGCCATTGATTTAGTAATGTCTGTACTATCCATTCATGCTTCTTGATTCTAATTAGTGTGTTTTACCCAACCTAGCTTAACTCTATCAGCATGGTGGGATGCTTCTATATGGTTGTTCATTGACTCTGAAGAAAGaccaatattaaaattttagcttTTCAATTCTCAATATTTTTGTTACGTACAATACTTTTTCCATCATACCTTAAAATATTAGGCGACTAAAATTCATTGGTTATGACGTACCATAGGTGAGCCTTTCTATGATCTCCATTCTCTACTTTTTTTTCCTTGACCCAATATTGTTATTAGCAGTTAGTTATTGCCTTTACCATAGTAGAATTCCATAGCTTGTAGTGTGCATGCTCATACCTGAGACTCCCCAAAGACTATCCACCTTCTGTGCCAATCACTTTTGTGAACCACTTATGTGCAAAATGCAAATGATTTGTCTCAGCATGGATGTCACGTTGTCTAATTTCCACAGGCTTCCTTTCCTTGCTGCTGTCAGAACTGGTGCCTTAGTTCTacttgtttttgtttctttggtTACTTAGCCCCTTAATTCTACATTGCTTGTTCTGAAATAATAGTTTCCAAGATGAGATTTCGATGACAGAACAAAGGAAGGAAAAAAGAAACAATGAGTTTTGCTTCTGCAGTGATTATGTGAATTAGTATTATGCTATGGTTAAATTTGTATTTAACCTCATGTAATCATGTTATATTTTCCTTTTCAGTCTCCCATCTGGCATGGGTTCAAACAGACAGGAAACCTCATGTAATCATGTTATATATTTCAAAAAAGAAACTTTTGAATGAGTCTCAGAAATATTCTAGCAATCTTTCTCGTGAATCAGTGATGGAGCAACTCATCGATGCAAATCAGGGGCTGAATTTTCAACAGCAGAATAAAGATTTATTTAATGTAACTCCAAATTAAGCTAGAATAACACTTCCATAGACTCCAGATAGAAGCTAGAATAACACTTTCACATTACAAGTAAGCTATGCCAATTCCATCAAAGTAACTCCAAATCTAAAAAGACTCTAGATACATATACATACGAGCTCAACAATTATGCCAAAAAAACAACAATGAACTAGGCTCCAGTTACATATGCAGGTTAGACAACAGCTTCAGAAAAAGCTTCAGACCCAGTAACTCCCTGCAGCAGGTTCAACCCTCATATATCATAGATGCTCCAGCAGAATTTTACTCAGGACAGCAAGCTGCAAATTGAAAGAGTCGGCTAATAGGATAGCAATTATGCAAACGGAAAACAGAAACCAAAATATGCAAATTGATATTGACTTAGACTACAAGCAATCAGCCACCAATCAATTCTCTGCAGTGATTTCAGAACAGCAGGTCATACAATAGTTTCAGAACAAGCTTCAGAACCAGCAACTCCCTGCAGTGATTTCAACCCATCATATatcatagaaaaaaaatttaaactagcTAAAACAAGACCACACAATTATTTTAGGTATCTATTATATGTATCATTTACCTTCTTTCGGGCCTTTGCAATTGATTTCTTCATAATTTGTTCAACCTTAGATTGTTTCCTCTTTGTAGGTggatgacctcgagatcttactTTTAATGGAGAATGTATCGCTTTTGCACCGGATGTAGATACTTCTTTCAATTGTTCAGCCCTTGAATGCTCAAAATCAATAACAATCAATTTTTCCTTCGTGTCTTTCAACATTTCCACCAAAACTGAACAACTGTTGTCATTTTTTGTGCCAAGTTGTTGAACCTCTTGTATCAATGGAGTGAGAATATTATACCGATGTCTTTCTCCATCACAACCATAATCATCATAGATGTTACTGATACTTTGATAACCACGCTTAATATCTTTGCGCCATCGGtctataatataattcataggaaCCTCAATCACCTTCATTCTTATCAACACATTGATCACATGCCTACATAAAATTCCCCGAAACTTAAATAGACGACACACACACTTCAATTGGCAATGTAACTCCGTGTAATGTACCCTAAAGGAAACTTCTCTTACAGGTTCTCCTTCTTTCCCAACATAGTTTCTACTACTTCAAAAACTAAAGTTGTCCCTTCTTCTTTCAACAAAGAGGCATTGCAAAACATCAACCCCCTAATTTCatcttggaacaacttaaataagttgttTGTGTAAGCATTTTGAAATTGTCTTTCAATAGGATGACTAAGAATAACTGGCATTATagaattaaaagaaacaaaatccaTATGTTTTTCATTCTCAATCTTCTTCTTCAAAGCACTATCATACTGCTCAACAAATTGCTTCAAGGATGTTTTAGAATGAATGTAGTCATCAAAAAATGCATTCATACTTTCACTTCTTTGAGATGTGGACATACCTGCCCAAAACTTATCTTTAACATATACAGGTATCCATCTATTCCGTTCTTTATGCAAAGATTTCAACCAATCATTGTTCTCCAAATTAAACTCCTCAATCATTTTCAACCAATTTTCATCACACTCATCAATTGTAAACGAGTTATAAACAATGTTCTTCAattgtttctttatcattttgtattgagcatgaccacctAATTTTGCTGGAAGTTTTTTCATGATATGCGAAAGACACAGACGATGATGTGAATTCGGAAATACCTCTTCAATTTCAATTGTCATGGCGCGACATTGGTCTGTGATTATAGCCTTTGGAGCACGTCCGAGCATACATGACAACCAAGATTTGAACAACCATATGAAAGTTGCTGAGTCTTCACTTGATAATAATCCACATCCTAGCAAAATAGATTGACCATGATGATTCACCCCAACAAATGGCATGTCATAATTATTAGTCAAATAGGTTGTATCAAAAGTCACGACATCAGAAAAGTATTCATATGCAGCCCTACATCTTGCATCTGCCCAAAAAATATTTCTTATTCGAGATTCcccatctaaatcaagcacaTAAAAAAAGTTTGAGTTCCTACTTTGCATGCGACAAAAATAATTACTCAAAGCTTCAGCATCTCCATCCCCTAACCTCAACCTTCTAACTTCTGAAATATAATTTctacactttctctcatcaaatGCTAAATTCTCATAGCCTCCAGCCTCAACAACAAATGATTGAAAACTTTTACTTAAAGTTATTCCAGCTTGATCATTTAACtctaattttctctttgtagctgaatccaatactttattacatctaaaatgtcGTGACTTTCCAGGGCTCAAGAAATGATTATGATCAAGGCATACACTAGTTATCACAAAGTTTCCATCATTGCGAATAACAACATTAATCTTAGCTTTGCAATTCGTCTTAGTAGAAGGTCGAGGGTATAAAACATTTTTTGCTTGAGATAATTTTCCACCATTTTTGGCACATCCAATAGAGAAATATTTTTGCTTTCCATCATCTCCATTTCTACCACCTAATTTGCAAATACCGAAACCAACATTCTGAGCATAGGAATTATAAAAAGTACGAACTTCTTCTTCAGATAAAAAAGTCATTCCAATCTCAGGGAGCTTGACTTCATTTACACTAGATGGAAATGGGTCTTGATCCATATGGTCATTGTTATCCATTATCTCATTTGAATcaatttttccttcttccatgatactttcttcacctacatttatttaaaaaatacagggccaaaaataaatagaaaacataGACAGGATCATAAAACATGAAACAAAGtggagaaaaacaaaacaaagctaaaaaaaaagaatatagaCCTTCAATTCTTCACCCGGTTCATATAATTTGCAAACAGTAGACTAATTTGCAAGCATACAACTATGAGCATGAATAAAATTCAAGCAAACAGTAGACTAACTTATTAAAATcataaacaaaattcaacaaaaaATCTCATTTATGAGCATAAACAAAAAAAGAGTATATAGTTGACTATTTTGGTTGGAAATCTAGCAATCAACGGATGTATAAATCAAATACCCTTTAACTCAGTCAATTTTTAATCAAGCACGAAATTGATTGTTGAAATCGAATCGGAGAGGTGCAGAGATGAAAAGAAAAAGGTGGGTTACCGAAGTTGCGACCGACAAAGTAGAGCGAAGCCTGATTTCACACAAAACTTGATGTGCTATAACTTGCTGGTTGGTGCTCAAACTCAAATTGCTCCTTGTCTGCTCGTGCTAAGgaagagggaagaagaaggaggagttaGGGCATGCAAATGGAGCAAAAACGTGAActgtgaaaaaaaataaagaaaactcaCTAGGAGTAAGAGGAAGGAGAACGCGAGGTTGCGGCCGAAGAAGTTAGGGCGCGAAGGGGATGGGCTTCGCTTCTCTCTTCTCGAAGGGGAACTCAAAAACGCTCGtgaaagaggaaggaggaggaggaactaAGTTAGGGCAGGGGAGGAAGCGACGGGCTTCGCTTCTCTCTTCTCGAAAGGGAACTCAGAAGCGGCTCGGGAGCTTCGCGAAGGAGAATCGcgaaagaggaaggaggaggagttgAGTTAGGGCAGGAGAGGATGCGACGGGCTTCGGGCAGGAGAGGATGCGACGGGCTTCGCGCAAGAGAAAGGGGGAGGAGAAAAAGTTAGGGCACGGGTGTTATACCCGATTCGCTGAGGTGGGCATTGCCACGCAAGCAGCCAACTCAGTCGCGATGAGTTTTCGCTGACTGAGTTCGCTGCGAGAATCAttcctcatatatatatatagattgatTGAGACACATGGaataaataaatcatttttatcaccataaaattttaattatagtaaaaatgattatatttattttagactTATACGgtttttatatttcatttttggattatataaaaaaagaaaattatgaAATCAATTTATAATCAACTGTTAAGTGATTACAAGATAAAATTAGAAGAAATTTTTTCCCAGATAACTCCTATCATTAGCTTGCAATTTGCTTATGAGCCCAATGGCCATGGACAAAATCAGGTATCAGCTTATCCGGGTTGTAGTCCGGGCCGGGGTCAGCTAcctgttaaattaattttacttgtttattgtatttattttaaatttccaAATGAAAAGATATTATATTTCGGAGGTTATTTGTAGTTCGGATAGGCTACACTTCGGATTCCGCCATTGTCGGTGGCCACCAGCTGGCCAAAAGGGAATGGCTGGTATTTTCTTTTCTTACGAGTATGAACACAAAGTCAAGCGTATTATATTAATACATGAAGATGACTTTGATTTATAGATTTGGAAGTGAAGGAATAGATTTATTCTCAAATTTTATGTTTGATTAATAGGAAtagaattaagattttgaaatgaaatataaaaatttgggtatggatgaaactcatcCCCTCCCTTGAGTTTTTGATAGAATAGGAATGTGAATTAAGTTtaagacaaaaatacccttaacatatttgttcaatttttttttatttcacacactctctccttgttctatctcatcatattttctctctccttat
This window contains:
- the LOC122035166 gene encoding disease resistance protein RPM1-like isoform X3; translated protein: MTAIAVWGMGGHGKTTLVADVYRNNTVKSHFDCQVWVTVSQTYSVLEELLRIMIKEIFKGKKELVPNGITTMQRLELFDIIKESLQQKRYIIVLDDVWHVDLCNDISRAFIDSNNGSRLIITTRMHEVARIANEEHIMKLQQLNENDAWILFCKKAFRRENNKDCPQELEDYTGRILNKCQGSPLAIVAIGSLLSFKEKSETEWKKVYDNLQWEFENNPVLDKVKNILNLSFNDLPYYLKNCFVFCSIFPEDYLINRKKLIRLWVAEGFVEAKSSNRSMEEEAEDYLAELVDRSMLQVVNRNAFGRLHTFKMHDVVREVTLAISRKAKFSMILDGSQSGLDFQTRRLSIQTNDESLDLDRSLSLSQLRSLVMFSTCNSSSDSLRAVLTSFKMLRVLELEGTPISNLPNEISALFNLHYLCLRDTEVEKLPNNIQKLQSLETLDLSGSNIVKLPRGVTQLKQLRHLFMFPCEIEFGGSTVVGCVPTLKGAWQWKNLQTLRHVKANKNLFQQLEDMKELRTLAVTEVEYAHCPQLCTSLTKLTKLHSLSLSARSEEQLNFEILNSPPPPLQKLVLCGRLFEGKMPRFICSCEELTDVLLFSSHLIEDPLPSLGQLHKLVELTLWGDSYDGQKLHFRTGWFLNLKVLFLDTLTNLNNIVIEEGAMPNLLKLIMRSLGELRMIPPGIEFLANLQSLDLCNMPEELVEKLRNDDDNEDRQRIRGIPNVVIGLISSLIMSEICEDEHWL
- the LOC122035166 gene encoding disease resistance protein RPM1-like isoform X1, which translates into the protein MEAAFISLLINKLAQVAFNQAHSRCSQILLQHTTPPLDQIHARVRRITDEFIVMKAFLEGSNWFTIATNKPLEAWIEQVRKVAFEIEDIIDEYLYLVGRQRERTWKNCLTAPSDLCFNLAKAWRGIDSRLEKMERDLSELSSRRDRFGITISGNEDGVKNSERDTHHYRAYSPMLNDEDDLVGIEVNKSKLLSWLTNADTCRKMTAIAVWGMGGHGKTTLVADVYRNNTVKSHFDCQVWVTVSQTYSVLEELLRIMIKEIFKGKKELVPNGITTMQRLELFDIIKESLQQKRYIIVLDDVWHVDLCNDISRAFIDSNNGSRLIITTRMHEVARIANEEHIMKLQQLNENDAWILFCKKAFRRENNKDCPQELEDYTGRILNKCQGSPLAIVAIGSLLSFKEKSETEWKKVYDNLQWEFENNPVLDKVKNILNLSFNDLPYYLKNCFVFCSIFPEDYLINRKKLIRLWVAEGFVEAKSSNRSMEEEAEDYLAELVDRSMLQVVNRNAFGRLHTFKMHDVVREVTLAISRKAKFSMILDGSQSGLDFQTRRLSIQTNDESLDLDRSLSLSQLRSLVMFSTCNSSSDSLRAVLTSFKMLRVLELEGTPISNLPNEISALFNLHYLCLRDTEVEKLPNNIQKLQSLETLDLSGSNIVKLPRGVTQLKQLRHLFMFPCEIEFGGSTVVGCVPTLKGAWQWKNLQTLRHVKANKNLFQQLEDMKELRTLAVTEVEYAHCPQLCTSLTKLTKLHSLSLSARSEEQLNFEILNSPPPPLQKLVLCGRLFEGKMPRFICSCEELTDVLLFSSHLIEDPLPSLGQLHKLVELTLWGDSYDGQKLHFRTGWFLNLKVLFLDTLTNLNNIVIEEGAMPNLLKLIMRSLGELRMIPPGIEFLANLQSLDLCNMPEELVEKLRNDDDNEDRQRIRGIPNVVIGLISSLIMSEICEDEHWL
- the LOC122035166 gene encoding disease resistance protein RPM1-like isoform X2; amino-acid sequence: MEAAFISLLINKLAQVAFNQAHSRCSQILLQHTTPPLDQIHARVRRITDEFIVMKAFLEGSNWFTIATNKPLEAWIEQVRKVAFEIEDIIDEYLYLVGRQRERTWKNCLTAPSDLCFNLAKAWRGIDSRLEKMERDLSELSSRRDRFGITISGNEDGVKNSERDTHHYRAYSPMLNDEDDLVGIEVNKSKLLSWLTNADTCRKMTAIAVWGMGGHGKTTLVADVYRNNTVKSHFDCQAFRRENNKDCPQELEDYTGRILNKCQGSPLAIVAIGSLLSFKEKSETEWKKVYDNLQWEFENNPVLDKVKNILNLSFNDLPYYLKNCFVFCSIFPEDYLINRKKLIRLWVAEGFVEAKSSNRSMEEEAEDYLAELVDRSMLQVVNRNAFGRLHTFKMHDVVREVTLAISRKAKFSMILDGSQSGLDFQTRRLSIQTNDESLDLDRSLSLSQLRSLVMFSTCNSSSDSLRAVLTSFKMLRVLELEGTPISNLPNEISALFNLHYLCLRDTEVEKLPNNIQKLQSLETLDLSGSNIVKLPRGVTQLKQLRHLFMFPCEIEFGGSTVVGCVPTLKGAWQWKNLQTLRHVKANKNLFQQLEDMKELRTLAVTEVEYAHCPQLCTSLTKLTKLHSLSLSARSEEQLNFEILNSPPPPLQKLVLCGRLFEGKMPRFICSCEELTDVLLFSSHLIEDPLPSLGQLHKLVELTLWGDSYDGQKLHFRTGWFLNLKVLFLDTLTNLNNIVIEEGAMPNLLKLIMRSLGELRMIPPGIEFLANLQSLDLCNMPEELVEKLRNDDDNEDRQRIRGIPNVVIGLISSLIMSEICEDEHWL